GATCGCCAAGGCGTACGTCTCCGCGCTGCGCGACCTGCTCCGCGCCCTCGACGTCTCCGACGTCAAGATGGAGCAGGGCTCGATGCGCTGCGACGTCAATCTCTCGCTGATGCCCAAGGGCAGCAACACGTTCGGCACGCGCAGCGAGACCAAGAATGTCAACTCGCTGCGGTCGGTCGAGCGTGCGGTGCGCTACGAGATCCAGCGTCATGCGGCCGTCCTGCAGTCCGGCGGTGCGGTCACCCAGGAGACGCGCCACTGGCACGAGGACACTGGCATCACCACTGCCGGGCGGGAGAAGTCGGACGCGGAGGACTACCGCTATTTCCCCGAGCCGGACTTGCCGCCGCTGGAGATTAGCCGCGAGCAGGTCGCCGACATTGCGGACTCGATGCCGGAGTTGCCCCGCGTCCGCCGCGCGCGCTTCGAGTCTGCGTTCGGGCTGTCTGCACAGGACAGCGCCGTGATTACCGACGAGTCCATCGTTGCCGACTATTACGAGCGAGCAGTAACTGCAGCCGGTGGGCACCATCGTGACGTGGCAAATTGGCTGACTGGCGATGTGTTTGCCCTGGCTCGATCGCGCGGCGGGTTTAGCGAAGTGAAGCTCTCGCCGGAGCATCTTGCTGATATTGTCGTGATGGTGCGATCGGGCGAGATCAATGCCCAGGCAGGCAAGGACGTTCTCGGCCTCGCTGACGAGTCCGGCACATCGCCGCGCGCTATTGTCGAAGAGCGCGGTCTGCGGCAGGAATCCGATGTCGACCTGGTTGCCAGTGCCGTCGCCGAAGCGCTTGCTGTGAATCCAAGCGCCGTCGCCGACTTCCGCGCCGGCAAGCAGGCGGCGATCGGATTCCTTATCGGCCAGGTGATGCGAACGATGAAGGGACGCGGCAACCCCGCCGTAGTCCGGCAGGAATTGACCAGGCAACTGGGCGAGTCTGCATAAACACATACGGGGCCACGCAAATATGTGGCCCCGTCATCTTTCCTGTGTTGCCGTGTTGGGTTGCGGCAGACTTAGCCTGTGACAATCAGGTCGCGCAACTCCGCTTCGGATTCACGCCGGGTGATCGCAAAGAGATCGTCGCCGGGCCGCACTGTCGTTGTGCCAGTCGGAATGACGACCTTGCCGTCGCGCAGGACGGCGATGATCGACGTCTCCGGCGGCAAGTCGATGTCAGCCAACGTCCGATTGACGATAGGCGATGCCGACGAGACGCTGACTTCGACGAGCGCAATGTGGGCATGGCGCAGCGCCAGCAGATGGACGAAGTGCAGCTCAGGGATCTGTTGCTCAATCAGCGACAGAATCACGTTGGTTGTGCTGATGGTGACGTCGATGCCGAGCAGGCGGAAGAGCTCTTCGTTCTTCGGGTTGTTGACTCGAGCGATCGTGCGCCCGACGTTGAAGCGGTGCTTCGCCATCTGGCAGATGATCAAATTGTCTTCGTCGTCGCCCGTGACGGCGATGATGACATCTGCGCGCCCGACACCCGCAGCCGAGAGCGTGGCGGCCTCGGCCCCGTCGCCATTCATTACAACCGCGCCAAAGCGCTCGGTATACGTATCGACCTTGGCCGCGTCCTTCTCGATCAGCAGGACTTCGTAGCCCTCATGAACGAGTGTCTTGGTGAGGTAGTAACCGACCTTGCCGCCCCCGACAACAATTAGGTACACGAGATTCTCCTTCGTCAGCGCGTCGGGATCGTCAGCTCGTCGACAGCGAGTCGAGCATCAACGAGGCGATTGTAGTCGTCGGGCACACAGTGTAGATTCCCATGCGTCGATACGACTCGGCGCGAACGGGATCATAGACCCGAGCCGCGACCTGCCTGGTGTTGAATCGCTTTTGAGCGAGCTGGGCGGCCATCAGATTCGTGTTGTCGCCGTTGGTCACCGCGAAGAACGCATCGGCATCCTCGATGCCCGCGAACTTCAGGACGTCCTCATCGATGCCGGTGCCGATGACGGCCTTGCCGCCAAATTCGGGCGGCAGACGGCGCAACGCTGCGCTGCGGATGTCGACGACGGACACATGGTGCCCGGCCTGATCGAGCGACATTGCGATTCGTGCGCCGACTCGCCCGCAACCAATGATGACGACATTCATCAGCTATCCCGTCTTTCCTTAAGCTGCTCGTGCGCTGCGGACGTTAGATTTCGGCAGCCTCGCGCGTCAGTATCACTTCGCAAGGAGCAGTGCGAAGGACATAGTTCACGGTCTCTCCGAGCGTCGGCTGCCCGAGATTCTCATTGAGCTTGCACGCCATGAGGATGACATCGCAGTCCCGCTCAATGGCTTCGTCGACGATCGCAGCACCGGCAGTGCGCGCTTGCAACAGCTCG
This Thermomicrobiales bacterium DNA region includes the following protein-coding sequences:
- a CDS encoding Asp-tRNA(Asn)/Glu-tRNA(Gln) amidotransferase GatCAB subunit B, which encodes IAKAYVSALRDLLRALDVSDVKMEQGSMRCDVNLSLMPKGSNTFGTRSETKNVNSLRSVERAVRYEIQRHAAVLQSGGAVTQETRHWHEDTGITTAGREKSDAEDYRYFPEPDLPPLEISREQVADIADSMPELPRVRRARFESAFGLSAQDSAVITDESIVADYYERAVTAAGGHHRDVANWLTGDVFALARSRGGFSEVKLSPEHLADIVVMVRSGEINAQAGKDVLGLADESGTSPRAIVEERGLRQESDVDLVASAVAEALAVNPSAVADFRAGKQAAIGFLIGQVMRTMKGRGNPAVVRQELTRQLGESA
- a CDS encoding TrkA family potassium uptake protein, giving the protein MNVVIIGCGRVGARIAMSLDQAGHHVSVVDIRSAALRRLPPEFGGKAVIGTGIDEDVLKFAGIEDADAFFAVTNGDNTNLMAAQLAQKRFNTRQVAARVYDPVRAESYRRMGIYTVCPTTTIASLMLDSLSTS
- a CDS encoding NAD-binding protein; this encodes MYLIVVGGGKVGYYLTKTLVHEGYEVLLIEKDAAKVDTYTERFGAVVMNGDGAEAATLSAAGVGRADVIIAVTGDDEDNLIICQMAKHRFNVGRTIARVNNPKNEELFRLLGIDVTISTTNVILSLIEQQIPELHFVHLLALRHAHIALVEVSVSSASPIVNRTLADIDLPPETSIIAVLRDGKVVIPTGTTTVRPGDDLFAITRRESEAELRDLIVTG